The following DNA comes from Dehalococcoidia bacterium.
TTGGGTTTAAAGTCCCCATCCCACCGCTGCCAATTCAGCAGAAAATTGTGGCCTATTGGGAGGCGGCGCAAACATCCGTTCAGCGTAACCATGAAGCAATATCACGTAGCAAAGCGGAGGCTTTCGACCAATTCCGCAAGGCCTTGGGAATAACAACTTCCAACGTGGCTCGCCCGAAATTATTTATTGCAAAATGGCGCGAAGTCGAGCGTTGGGGGAATGAGCTTGCATGGAGAAACAAGAACGGGGCAGATTCATTTGTTTATCCTGTCAAGCCACTCAAGGAAGTTTGCAAGACCGGTTCCGGCGGTACCCCTAGCAGGAAACACAAGGAGTATTACGGAGGCGAAATTCCTTGGGTTAAGACGACGGAAGTGCGTAACGCGGTCATTTATGACACCGAGGAAAAAATTACCAGCAAGGGGCTCGCGTCAAGTAGCGCAAAACTCTATCCGGCAGGCAGTCTTGTTATAGCAATGTATGGGCAAGGCGCAACGAGGGGTCGAACGGCAAAGCTTGAGGTGGATGCCGCAACAAATCAGGCTTGTCTTGTGCTGACCGAAATTGACCCTGCATTGGACACAGATTTCCTTTGGCACTACCTCATGGTTTCTTACGATGAGATGCGAGGACTTGCAAGCGGCAACAATCAACCAAATCTCAGCGCTGATTTACTGGGTGGATTCCCGATTCCTGTCCCGCCAGTAACAAAACAGACTGAATTGAAGACGCTCTTCGAAATTGCGCAACGAAAGGTTGCCGATCTAGAGGAACAGAGCGCACAGATACGAAATCAAACGACCAAAGAAATAGAAAAAATGATCCTCGGCACCCGCCCGGTGGAGGTGCACTGATATGTCGAGAGGCCGCCAATACATCGAGTTCGAGGGGCTGTTTTCGGAAAGCGTGCTGGGTATCTTCCGCATCATCTGGGGCTTTGCCGACCTGCGCGATCTGGCAGCCGTCTCCGTCCCCTACAAGATGGAGGATGGCGAGCAGGGCTTTCGGGTGGTTGGCCATCAGCGAATGGAATCGGCCAAGCACGCCGAGGAGATCAAAAACTACCTGGAACAGAGTGA
Coding sequences within:
- a CDS encoding restriction endonuclease subunit S, which encodes MEAVAPISKRPSCILWSEIEKWTPESVLLRFGKLPDGWRLLPVGAFAAQLENKEKVKPESEYRMAGVRWYGEGVFHRETVVGKEQSANYLYPLKPGAIIYNRLFAWKESFAVVPEELDGYYVSNEFPQFEIDPAIALPKYIYLLFNTKKIIGAVNAASIGSAAISRNRFKESDFLGFKVPIPPLPIQQKIVAYWEAAQTSVQRNHEAISRSKAEAFDQFRKALGITTSNVARPKLFIAKWREVERWGNELAWRNKNGADSFVYPVKPLKEVCKTGSGGTPSRKHKEYYGGEIPWVKTTEVRNAVIYDTEEKITSKGLASSSAKLYPAGSLVIAMYGQGATRGRTAKLEVDAATNQACLVLTEIDPALDTDFLWHYLMVSYDEMRGLASGNNQPNLSADLLGGFPIPVPPVTKQTELKTLFEIAQRKVADLEEQSAQIRNQTTKEIEKMILGTRPVEVH